In a single window of the Streptomyces sp. CGMCC 4.7035 genome:
- a CDS encoding 1-phosphofructokinase family hexose kinase yields MILTVTLNTALDITYRVRALRPHTSHRVTEVTERPGGKGLNVARVLAALGHEVTATGFAGGATGRSLRDQLARTPGVVDALVPVEGATRRTVAVVDGTTGDTTQLNEPGPVIAPAEWSAFLDAYEDLVASAAAVALCGSLPPGVPVGAYAQLVRTARAVGAPVLLDTSGEPLRRGVAARPDIVKPNADELAELTGSHDPSVATRDARRRGAHTVVASLGAQGLLAVNAEGRWRAVPPRRIQGNPTGAGDSAAAGLLAGLVEHLPWPQRLARAAALSAATVLAPVAGEFDRRTYEELLDQVAVTGEATAA; encoded by the coding sequence GACCGAGGTGACCGAACGTCCCGGCGGCAAGGGCCTGAACGTGGCCCGGGTGCTCGCCGCGCTCGGCCATGAGGTGACCGCCACCGGCTTCGCGGGCGGCGCGACGGGCCGCTCCCTCCGGGACCAGCTCGCCCGCACACCCGGTGTCGTGGACGCGCTCGTCCCGGTCGAGGGCGCCACCCGGCGCACGGTCGCGGTGGTCGACGGGACGACCGGCGACACCACCCAGCTCAACGAACCGGGCCCGGTGATAGCGCCCGCCGAGTGGTCGGCTTTCCTGGATGCGTACGAGGACCTGGTCGCGTCCGCCGCCGCGGTGGCCCTGTGCGGCAGCCTGCCGCCGGGGGTGCCGGTGGGGGCGTACGCCCAACTGGTGCGCACGGCACGTGCGGTGGGCGCGCCCGTGCTGCTGGACACCAGCGGTGAGCCGCTGCGCCGTGGGGTCGCCGCCCGCCCGGACATCGTCAAGCCGAACGCCGACGAACTGGCCGAACTCACCGGCTCCCACGATCCATCGGTGGCCACCCGGGACGCCCGCCGGCGCGGGGCGCACACGGTGGTCGCCTCACTGGGCGCGCAGGGCCTGCTCGCGGTGAACGCGGAGGGCCGCTGGCGCGCGGTCCCGCCGCGCCGCATCCAGGGCAATCCGACGGGTGCGGGCGACTCGGCGGCCGCGGGCCTGCTCGCGGGCCTGGTGGAACACCTGCCGTGGCCCCAGCGCCTGGCCCGCGCGGCGGCCCTGTCCGCGGCGACCGTACTGGCCCCGGTGGCGGGCGAGTTCGACCGGCGGACCTATGAGGAGCTGCTGGACCAGGTGGCTGTGACGGGCGAGGCCACGGCGGCGTAG
- a CDS encoding CBM35 domain-containing protein, with the protein MTPGNNGASTPEDDDPFGYLYADGQANGAQPPTGGYGYPGSVNRVRAVGERQYGQPGAPAAGYGQVPQQQGYGQPNPHYAAPETMPGGAPTTRQAPMGGAGGGGRGRGPNTKGLLIGAIAVVAAVVIGIGVAMMNGNDDDKDKAGGASSSPTASQSASASASASASTAAGELPEIDAKALRLEGGTTTASDVKGAKSDGGIYVAGFNNVGAAVTWSVDVPSDGKYTLHTGYGVPGVDATATLTVNGTAQTNPLSLKNWANAPAGNWEKGWTKTYNYLQLNKGTNTIRISCEQGNQCNAYLDQLWLTQGWSK; encoded by the coding sequence ATGACGCCCGGCAACAACGGCGCGAGCACGCCCGAGGACGACGACCCGTTCGGCTACCTCTACGCCGATGGTCAGGCCAACGGCGCCCAGCCGCCCACGGGCGGCTACGGCTACCCGGGCTCCGTCAACAGAGTGCGCGCGGTCGGCGAGCGCCAGTACGGCCAGCCGGGGGCCCCGGCGGCCGGCTACGGCCAGGTGCCGCAGCAGCAGGGCTACGGCCAGCCGAACCCGCACTACGCGGCGCCCGAGACCATGCCGGGCGGCGCCCCCACGACCCGTCAGGCGCCGATGGGCGGCGCGGGCGGCGGCGGGCGCGGCCGTGGGCCCAACACCAAGGGCCTGCTGATCGGCGCGATCGCGGTGGTCGCCGCGGTCGTGATCGGCATCGGCGTCGCCATGATGAACGGCAACGACGACGACAAGGACAAGGCGGGCGGCGCGTCGAGCAGCCCGACCGCCTCGCAGAGCGCCTCGGCGTCCGCGTCGGCGTCCGCTTCCACGGCCGCCGGTGAACTGCCGGAGATCGATGCGAAGGCCCTGCGGCTGGAGGGCGGCACCACCACCGCGTCCGACGTCAAGGGCGCCAAGTCCGACGGCGGGATCTATGTGGCGGGCTTCAACAACGTCGGCGCTGCCGTGACCTGGAGCGTGGACGTCCCCTCGGACGGCAAGTACACGCTGCACACCGGCTACGGCGTGCCCGGCGTCGACGCCACCGCCACCCTCACGGTCAACGGCACGGCGCAGACCAACCCCCTCTCGCTGAAGAACTGGGCGAACGCACCAGCGGGCAACTGGGAGAAGGGCTGGACGAAGACGTACAACTACCTCCAGCTCAACAAGGGCACGAACACGATCCGGATCTCCTGCGAGCAGGGGAACCAGTGCAACGCCTACCTCGATCAGCTGTGGCTGACGCAGGGCTGGTCGAAGTAG
- the cdgB gene encoding diguanylate cyclase CdgB: METDSEPYVRLTTLRQLHRVMADMNTARSLADTLQTVADGVVNGLGYELAAVNLVRPDGDLVVAALAGNSAAEALITGRVGSRASWDRRLNMGEAWGDLRFIPHTEGWILDEDDVPQWHTDGPEPRFEDEWHPSDRLFAPMYTPSVQGGPCGELIGVISVDRPRNGRRPGAWGREALQMYAFQAAIAISNARLRANMQRALVRLEREQQALRASEESFRQAFEYAPSGMAIAEMGGDQHGRILRTNDALCRLLGRPASAMRRYSFSDLVHPEDIGTLLRTSAEGGRAELRLGRRDGTYVWVSLRNSVVADAADGPRFLLTHVEDIEERKRRELQLAHRASHDSLTGLPNSAELRSRLSARICQRPQSLPPGAADSLDAAYGGYGAEHPAAYDESVHAFDFHTGPGPYDAFDHHVHTATPDSDTDDGTKGLAVLFCDLDGFKSINDRFGHNAGDAVLIEVARRLSRGVRDGDTVARLGGDEFVVLADGLGKADAQDLAVRLRNEIIQPIRVDGRAMRVGASFGIGWAHCGMTADEVLKSADERMYVEKRSRPKQHRRAG; the protein is encoded by the coding sequence ATGGAGACCGATTCGGAGCCGTATGTCCGCCTGACGACCCTGCGACAGCTGCATCGGGTGATGGCGGACATGAACACCGCCCGCAGTCTGGCGGACACGCTCCAGACCGTCGCCGACGGCGTCGTCAACGGCCTCGGCTACGAGCTGGCGGCCGTCAACCTCGTACGCCCGGACGGCGACCTCGTCGTCGCCGCGCTCGCCGGGAACTCCGCCGCCGAGGCGCTCATCACCGGCCGCGTCGGCTCCCGCGCCTCCTGGGACCGCCGGCTGAACATGGGGGAGGCCTGGGGTGATCTGCGGTTCATACCGCACACCGAGGGCTGGATCCTCGACGAGGACGACGTGCCGCAGTGGCACACCGACGGTCCCGAGCCCCGCTTCGAGGACGAGTGGCACCCCTCCGACCGCCTCTTCGCGCCCATGTACACGCCGAGCGTCCAGGGCGGTCCATGCGGCGAACTCATCGGGGTCATCTCCGTGGACCGGCCGCGCAACGGGCGGCGGCCCGGCGCATGGGGGCGCGAGGCGCTCCAGATGTACGCCTTCCAGGCCGCCATCGCCATCAGCAACGCCCGCCTGAGAGCCAACATGCAGCGGGCCCTGGTCCGTCTGGAGCGGGAGCAGCAGGCCCTGCGTGCCAGCGAGGAGTCCTTCCGGCAGGCCTTCGAGTACGCCCCCTCCGGCATGGCCATAGCCGAGATGGGCGGCGACCAGCACGGCCGGATCCTGCGCACGAACGACGCGCTGTGCCGGCTGCTGGGCCGCCCCGCCTCCGCGATGCGCCGCTACTCCTTCTCCGACCTGGTCCACCCCGAGGACATCGGCACGCTCCTGCGGACCTCCGCCGAGGGCGGGCGGGCCGAACTGCGGCTCGGGCGCCGGGACGGCACGTACGTCTGGGTGTCCCTGCGCAACTCCGTCGTCGCCGACGCCGCCGACGGCCCCCGCTTCCTGCTCACCCATGTCGAGGACATCGAGGAGCGCAAGCGCCGCGAGCTCCAGCTCGCCCACCGCGCCTCCCACGACTCGCTCACCGGGCTGCCCAACTCCGCCGAGTTGCGCTCCCGCCTGTCCGCCCGCATCTGTCAGCGCCCGCAGTCCCTGCCGCCGGGCGCGGCCGACTCCCTGGACGCCGCCTACGGGGGATACGGGGCCGAGCACCCGGCGGCGTACGACGAGAGCGTGCACGCGTTCGACTTCCACACCGGTCCGGGCCCGTACGACGCCTTCGACCACCATGTGCACACCGCCACCCCCGACAGCGACACCGACGACGGCACCAAAGGTCTCGCGGTGCTCTTCTGCGACCTCGACGGCTTCAAGTCGATCAACGACCGCTTCGGGCACAACGCGGGCGACGCGGTCCTCATCGAGGTCGCGCGGCGGCTCAGCCGGGGCGTGCGGGACGGGGACACGGTCGCCCGGCTCGGCGGCGACGAGTTCGTCGTCCTCGCCGACGGGCTCGGCAAGGCCGACGCGCAGGACCTCGCGGTGCGCCTGCGCAACGAGATCATCCAGCCGATCCGGGTCGACGGCCGCGCCATGCGGGTCGGCGCCAGCTTCGGCATCGGCTGGGCCCACTGCGGCATGACGGCGGACGAAGTGCTGAAATCGGCCGACGAGCGGATGTACGTGGAGAAACGTTCTCGTCCCAAACAACACAGGCGTGCGGGATAA
- a CDS encoding flavin reductase family protein, protein MLKTPPVPSVPAAPPASGHPEGVSNDEFRAVMSRLAAGVVLVTAQEPPLDPDDPQAPGGEDVGMTATAFLSVSLDPPLVLVSLREGSRMDDLLAEQPLWAVSVLSESQRHIAGRFAMKGRISDRLLFEDIPYVRGEVSGAPLVGGALATLECRTEQRVPAGDHTLVIGRVLTARVPSADGGPLVYFRGRYRHLG, encoded by the coding sequence GTGCTCAAGACTCCCCCTGTCCCGTCCGTGCCCGCCGCCCCGCCCGCCTCCGGGCATCCTGAGGGGGTGAGCAACGACGAGTTCCGCGCAGTCATGTCCCGGCTCGCCGCCGGTGTGGTCCTGGTGACCGCGCAGGAGCCGCCGCTGGACCCGGACGACCCCCAGGCGCCAGGCGGCGAGGACGTCGGCATGACGGCGACGGCGTTCCTGTCGGTGTCCCTGGATCCGCCCTTGGTCCTGGTCAGCCTGCGCGAGGGCTCCCGCATGGACGACCTGCTCGCCGAGCAGCCCCTGTGGGCCGTCTCCGTGCTCTCGGAGAGCCAGCGGCACATCGCCGGCCGCTTCGCGATGAAGGGCCGCATCAGCGACCGGCTCCTGTTCGAGGACATCCCGTACGTCCGCGGCGAGGTCAGCGGCGCACCCTTGGTCGGCGGCGCCCTGGCCACCCTGGAGTGCCGCACGGAACAACGCGTACCGGCCGGCGACCACACCCTGGTCATCGGCCGCGTCCTGACGGCCCGGGTACCGAGCGCGGACGGGGGTCCGCTGGTCTACTTCCGGGGCCGGTACAGGCATCTGGGCTGA
- the arfB gene encoding alternative ribosome rescue aminoacyl-tRNA hydrolase ArfB: MSGPYVVRGSVSLPEAELMWRFSRSSGPGGQHVNTSDTQVELRFDLARTEALPQVWKERALERLAGRLVDGVVSVRASEHRSQWRNREAAAVRLAALLAEATAPPPKPRRATRIPRGINERRLREKKRRADTKRGRSGRDWG; this comes from the coding sequence ATGTCCGGTCCTTACGTCGTTCGCGGCTCCGTCTCGCTTCCCGAGGCCGAGCTCATGTGGCGTTTCTCGCGCTCCTCGGGGCCGGGTGGACAGCACGTCAACACCAGTGACACACAGGTCGAGTTGCGCTTCGACCTCGCCAGGACCGAGGCGCTGCCGCAGGTGTGGAAGGAGCGGGCCCTCGAACGGCTCGCGGGGCGGCTCGTCGACGGGGTCGTCAGCGTGCGCGCCTCCGAACACCGATCGCAGTGGCGCAACCGCGAGGCCGCCGCCGTGCGGCTGGCCGCCCTGCTTGCCGAGGCGACGGCGCCGCCGCCGAAGCCGCGCCGGGCGACGCGGATACCCCGTGGGATCAATGAGCGGCGGTTGCGCGAGAAGAAGCGGCGTGCCGACACCAAGCGGGGGCGGTCGGGGCGGGACTGGGGTTAG
- a CDS encoding TerD family protein, translating into MAVSLSKGGNVSLTKEAPGLTAVTVGLGWDVRSTTGTDFDLDASAIAVNAQGKVYSDAHFVFFNNKQTPDNSIVHTGDNRTGEGAGDDEAINVNLAALPADIEKVVFPVSIYDAESRSQNFGQVRNAYIRIVNQAGGAEIARYDLSEDAATETAMIFGELYRNGAEWKFRAVGQGYASGLVGIAQDFGVNV; encoded by the coding sequence ATGGCTGTAAGCCTGTCCAAGGGTGGCAACGTCTCGCTCACCAAGGAGGCTCCGGGCCTGACCGCCGTCACCGTGGGCCTCGGCTGGGACGTCCGCAGCACCACCGGCACGGACTTCGACCTCGACGCGTCCGCGATCGCGGTCAACGCGCAGGGCAAGGTCTACTCGGACGCCCACTTCGTCTTCTTCAACAACAAGCAGACCCCGGACAACTCGATCGTCCACACGGGCGACAACCGCACGGGCGAGGGCGCCGGCGACGACGAGGCGATCAACGTCAACCTCGCCGCCCTCCCGGCCGACATCGAGAAGGTCGTCTTCCCGGTCTCGATCTACGACGCCGAGTCCCGCTCGCAGAACTTCGGCCAGGTCCGCAACGCCTACATCCGTATCGTCAACCAGGCCGGCGGCGCCGAGATCGCCCGCTACGACCTGTCGGAGGACGCGGCCACGGAGACGGCCATGATCTTCGGCGAGCTGTACCGCAACGGCGCGGAGTGGAAGTTCCGCGCGGTCGGCCAGGGCTACGCCTCGGGCCTGGTGGGCATCGCCCAGGACTTCGGCGTCAACGTCTGA
- a CDS encoding GNAT family N-acetyltransferase: MILTSLPLTPDHDIPVPLLTELTALYASNREFHALSGDFPDPDDIRPEQVATALADELVNPDVEVLLARSSGRLVGIAINLAHHPDPADPDPWIGLLMVDAGMQRQGYGRQLASLVEDRFRAAGRTAVRLAVLENNPRGLAFWTALGYEVIDHRKDRQRGRPCAVLRKELR, encoded by the coding sequence GTGATCCTCACTTCCCTCCCCCTCACCCCGGACCACGACATCCCGGTCCCGCTGCTCACCGAGCTCACCGCGCTGTACGCCTCCAACCGCGAGTTCCACGCCCTCAGCGGCGACTTCCCCGACCCGGACGACATCCGCCCGGAGCAGGTGGCGACCGCGCTGGCCGACGAGCTGGTGAACCCGGACGTGGAGGTGCTGCTCGCCCGCAGCAGCGGGCGCCTCGTGGGGATCGCGATCAACCTCGCCCACCACCCCGACCCCGCCGACCCGGACCCGTGGATCGGCCTGCTGATGGTGGACGCGGGCATGCAGCGACAGGGGTACGGCCGACAGCTCGCGTCACTCGTCGAGGACCGCTTCCGCGCCGCGGGCCGCACCGCCGTACGCCTGGCCGTGCTGGAGAACAACCCCAGAGGCCTCGCCTTCTGGACCGCTCTGGGATACGAGGTCATCGACCACCGCAAGGACCGCCAACGCGGCCGTCCCTGCGCCGTGTTGCGCAAGGAGCTGCGATGA